The Dreissena polymorpha isolate Duluth1 chromosome 2, UMN_Dpol_1.0, whole genome shotgun sequence nucleotide sequence taaatatatacaaaagtcCTACCCTAatcataatatgtattataagtatttcttatttcccatgctttaaaaataaacatagctaaatttttaacaatattgctattttgagaggtcaataaatctataaactttaacatatttggtcttaCGTTATACCatggttttaaataagcttttcttacATCAGTATATACATTCAAGTATTATTGCTATGTtgcaatttgaaataattatataggTATCAAATTGGGTGGTTGTGGAGTAAGGTGTATACGTCTAATACACGAAGAACAAAAATAGCAATGCAGTAAAGCATGTACTTAAGCGAatgacttttaaaccaatgagGAAAATTACAACTGCGCATGTTTTTATGTTGTTGACAGTGTGGAGGTTTACAATTTCGGGCTTGTGTAGATCGactttttaaaggggccgtccaactgattggtaaattgacaacattaaaaaaagttgtttcagattcgcaaattttcgtttttaatgatatttttgaggaaatggtaatactgaccatttaccatgctcttaaatatccattattatgattttatgcatcttttgacgatttgaaaacctgaaaattataaagcgtcgtgcgacgcgaaaggattgaataatttggaaagtttttttaaattgtattcttgtgtttttttatactggatattttttaggtcaaatgtttaaatttatcaatataaagcatttaatgacatgcttcaatacatgccaaaatctgttggacggcccctttaagaaagCCAACGTTAGTATCTATGTTTAACCGATACAATATGATAAATGTAGTCTGTTCTTAAGACGCATTTATTCAAGTTGTTGTAAATGCCCATCTTAGTTGACCAAAACACAGGTATTATATGTATCTTTGAATACTATTATTTCGTCAAActtaaatagttaaaaaaaaacatttaacgcTCATGTGTATAAACAGACTGATCGAGTTACATGACGATTTAATAATTTCTCCGGGAAAGTTTTCAACCATCTTTAATAAAAGGAATCGCGTCGTATAGTTTAAAAAAGTCACAatcacaattatcaaatatacATCGTTTGCGAATCATGGAAATGGGGTTTTAACTACATGTACGTTTAGTATGGCGTTATTTCGGACAATGAACTGGGGAGATCAAAAGCCTGTTGTTCTATATGATTCATAGCGAGTTTTTCACTCATGTGGTGAATAAATGTTCACCCACTTTACATATTAATCGAAAACTAATTCGTGTCGGAAGTTTTCAAGTCATTGTACTAGTACACAGGAAATTATTCATGCCATTTCTCACAGTTCGTTTTATACCTGCCATTTTGTGAATGATTCCGTTTTAATTGTTAACGCTCTGACATATAAATGGTGACATCGAGAGAAGcacttgattttttttgtatctcTTAACTATTACGTTTTGGATATGatatttatgtaaatgtatttatttctgtACTTATAGTGCTGTCATTTATcttataaaacttgtatttttaaTTCACGAATAGGCATgtattatacatttaatttatttggcGAATGAGGTTCATCAAGTCTCATTTTAATAGACCGATTCTTATTACGATAAGACGAACAAGTAACAATCGTACATTCACTAGCTGAATTGCGGTCATCGTCTGACTAAAAATGCAGTAGCATACATATGGTAATCAACCGGTTTGAAAACATGAGAAACTCCTTGACTAGTACGACATTATTTTGGTTTATTCAAATCGTGACATTCAACAAGTTTGTCGACACGAGAAAGTTCTTTATCGTGATGTCATGACCACGCTAAGGCTTATGTTAATCATGTGGAGTTTAACCGTTTTGAAAGCATGACGAAGATCTTAACCATTTATCGCGGTCTTGTTTGGGCGCTTTGCAAATCTTGAAGGGTTTAAAAGGTCTGAAGGCATGGCAAAGTCCTAAAACAGCAAATCATGGTCTTACTTTAGCGATATGAACATATTTAGTGGTTAAACGGTTTGAAGGCTTGGAATTGTTTGTTAGCATTTTCACCGTTTAAATCAGTCTGATCAACGTTAATACATAACATTATAGGATTAATTGTTTCTCGCACCTAAGTAAAGTCCTTAATTATAATGTCTGAGTCTTATTAAACTGTAGAGACATTTTTAGGAGGTAAATTTATTAAGGCGAGTGGCCAATCAATTATAcaatacttatataaagtatcaaataattAAAGCTTCGGTCACCACCTGAGAGcggtaaatgcaaagcatttgggttAAAGTGGTTTAAATTAAATAGTGTTCAACCTCCTTTTTCTGTAGTTTTAACACGATTACATATAATTTTTCGAAACCAGGTTTGACTCAATCAAGGTAACCATGCAAATGGACGAAAATAACTACGACCTTACGGTGTATGATACGGCCGGCCAAGAAGCGTACGATAGGCTACGACCTTTGACGTACCCACAAACGGTACGTGACcaggaaaaatatgttcttacTTTTTTCGATTGAGAATGTATTTTCAAACGTGTTTGCCAGGATAGCGATGCATATTAATACATAGTAATTGTTGACACATCTGGGCATAAGAGTGTAAATATTTTACATCACGCATTCATTATTTACACTTAAACCTTTGTTATAAGTTTTAtcttattatttgaaatataaaaaagcaCTGGTGATCACAAGACATTTTAACACAACAAACGCACTTGAGAGTGTGGTACATGTATTTTTACAAGGAAGCTTCGACTTGTCACCAATTCATACAAGCGTCAAAACTGAGATTATATAAATGGACCAGTATTCTGTATAGAAATGACATGAGGACCATCTCAttgtcgttgtcggctcaggtactacttaaaagtacccgggtactcttaaataaaTTACTAAGTACAAAGTACGTAAAATAACATAGAACGTACCCGGGAGTATGAACCGATGCCTTTATGCGGATTTTCCGTACCAAGGGTTCATTGTTAAGAGTACTCGAGAAACTTTTAAGTTGTATCTGAgccaacaacaacacaattgatCCTCTACGTGTTTGTGCTGTGTTTTCAGGATGTGTTCCTAATGTGTTTCTCCTTGGTATCCAGAGCCTCGTATGAGAATGTCAGACTCAaggtaaaataaacaaatacatttacaatagAGTCCCGTtctggggaaaactgggctaaattcatgtagGTTAAGTGTCGTCCGCGATTAGTCTGTGCAGGCGTTTTGTATTTATAGTTTACACATGTAAAGTGCTCAATTTCAACTGCGTCTTTCTTCATCACGTGACTTATTGGACACACACAAAACCCCTGTGTTACCAAAATTGATGCACGACGATTACGTATAGCGACTATATAACCGTAAAGCATGAAAGTACTTTGTATCCAGTAAGTCCACCTTATATCGCAATGTATATTAACCAATTAAATGCTATGTACATAATCAGCCTTATGTATGTTTTAACTATTCAAAATCAATTCTAGTGATTTATTTCAGTGGTTGCCTGAACTTAAACACCATTGCCGGGACGTCCCTATAGTCTTAGTTGGCACGAAACTGGACATGCGTGACGAGAACAGTACGAAAGACGATGCACTAATGAATGGGGATCGCGATGAAAATATAGCAGGGAAAACGATCAGCTCACAACAAGGCGATTCGCTGAAGAAAGATGTTGGCGCCCGTTTTTACGTTGAATGTTCCGCCAAAACGCAGACGTCAACCAGAGACGTGTTTGAAAGTGCAATCAGGGCCGTTATAACCCCCTCTAAGCGGAAACGGAGGGAATTTGGTTGTGCGCTTGTGTGATGTCGACTTCAGTTGCGTGATGTGTACATTGTTATACACTTCCGTAATCTATTGTTATGAGTGTTACACGCGAAAAGAGAAATTGTTAGGACTTTTCCGACAATGTACACAATGCTGTGAATTACATACAGTTTACGAGGAATCGTTTGGATTTTGAagcattttaaaaatgtagtgtTGTGAATAACATATTACATATTTCCCGAAGGTCCGACAATAAATCTATttaattatatacacatttaaaattTGTCAGGTCATAACGCTGCCTTATATCTCGTTGTTGAACTGAAGTCATGGTTACGATCAATAACAGGCAAGCCTCCCGTAAGTCACATGATATTTTTGTAGGTTGCGTGACGTGTGATAGTGATTTTGGCTCGCGCACTTATTAGAGTCTTTTgattatatattcatatatgaAACCGCAAGCATTATCGCAAATGATTCGATTTCATTTATATCTTACAAATAAGCACTGCTttcgaaatacatgtatatgtgtgacttaattttctttatttctttttcCTGGCATAAACGTGTATGATCTTCCTTTCTGCGCATTGTGTTTCAATTCATTATTTAGATAGTATTATCTAACCTTCGTTGATATTCGTATTTACGTATGTTTATGTTATCGTTGAAATTAAAATTGCTTGTGTGGGCATATACGAGACTGtttttacatgtatgtttattgtaacaataataaaatattacaatattccGGAACTGCTCACTCTGTTTAGCGACTGACACTCGGCGTTTCAATTGAAATCATTGAATATCAATCCAAATGTACAGTGACAATGTTTTTTTAGAGGGCGTGCCATACTTTAAAAGtatgaattaaaggggccttttcacagatttaggcatgttttgaaatttgtcataaaatgctttatattgataaatgtaaacattagatataaaaagctccagtaaaaaaatctagaataaaattaaaaaaagaaaaaaaggtaaccctaagcagggctcgaaccactgacccctggagtcctggagtaaaagtagtacccacttagaccactcggccatccgtccgGACACAACATTAGATATAtgtaatactttatataagcaatcctcgtagtttcacagactataacgataacaacagaactctccaaattattaattcgtttcgcgttgcaacgctttatatttttcggGATTTTGaatcgtcacaagatgcatataatggttattttagagcatggtaaatgttcagtattattgtttcctcacaaatatcataactaaaacgaaaatttgcgaatctgaaacaacttttttcaatgttgtcaatttacccaaacgtgaaaaggcccctttaagggcacAAAATCCCCATACGGTACTGTAACCAGACACAGCATCAGCTGTCTTCAAGTCACACAGTATTAATTATGTTCGAATACTAGACCATTTAACTCGCCAGATCTTAATGGAAATCgaattattgacattttgttTTGGATGAAAATGACAGTATTTAAAGCTGCAGATCCAAAAGCTAAGTTATTGAGggatatttgtattgttttcaatataccaGCATGTGGCAAGACATTGTAATGATTAAATGTTGTAAATCTGGCTTACATTCCATCCAATTATTACTTTGCGGCTGTCACCTATCTGATTTATCTTGGCAGAATCCACAATTATGGTGTCACTGTGATAGCCGAATGCCCCAAAAGTGTGATTTTGACTTTCAAAACATAGGACAATGTTAACGTTTTATCTATCTATTGTTGAGTAGAAATCTCGATCTTGTATATTAATATGTGCATTTTCgatgataatattaataatatttacaccGTGCACCATATAAGAAAAAGAAGGACAAAAACtccataattacatgtatactgcacaataaaataatatattgttattgggcactttaaataaaatagtgAACTGGAAAAATAAACTACCGGTATTAAAACACTGAGAGGGTTATAGTTATGACAATCTGTACACAATGGTCTCTTTAGGTTTATGAAGTTTCATCTTTAATTGCAAGAAAATTAAAAAGTGCACTCAACAAATTAACTAAGGGAAActactttgaaaatattgaagaaaGAGTTATGGTACTTAAACTCTGTATTCCCTTTTAAGCACTGGATTATTGTATGGAGTTTCATTTGAATCCATTCAATTTGTTCTAAGTTATCTTTTTCATACACATTTCAAAATGTGTGTATGTAGTATACACAAAAATAAACTCAAAAGATTTAATAGAAAGAGTTTTGGTATTTGTACCCAGTGCATTTGCTATCAATACTCTCACGTCCTCTATGTATGAAGTCTATTTTTCCCAGTCAATAGTTATCAATGTATGCTTGTCACATAAAAACTAACAAATGGCAATACATCTGTACATGCTGCAGAGTGTGTTTGCGTCCTTAACAACAGTATTTCCTTTTATACTTTTAAAGACTTCTAACATGGTATGCATTTGAATGTCTTCGATACTTGCTGTGATTCTTCACAAAATAATAGACTGTACAAAATGGACAAGTGGCGATAACTCAAAATCACTGATAAGCGAGTCGTTACTATTGCACTCTTCAATGCCACTCTAATCTCCTTTTATTAATTGACACAGATGTTTCTTAAATACCTTTAACACTACATAAATTATTCCTTGCTAATAAAATATACGAAAAGAAATAACTATTTGAATCCTGACGAGAGTATTGTAATTCTTGCACTATTAACTTTCTCTTAATGCCATGTATCATTTTATGAAGTGTTTTTAATTCCTGCATTCTATGCACCCATGAACAAATACTGATAGAAGAAATTGAGTTGTTGCACTACAACCTCCTCTCAATGCCCTCTTCAAATGTACACATTATATTGTAAATACCTTCAATACTGAAGAGTTCTGGTCCGCACAAGAAAATTGACCTTCAATACTAAAGAGATCTGGACTGAACGAGAAAATTGACCTTCAATACTAAAGAGTTCTGGTCCGAACAAGAAAATTGACCCTCAATACTAAAGAGTTCTGGTCCGAACAAGAAAATTGACAAAAACTCTGTAAATCCTGATGAGCTGGTTATTTGTCTTGAACTTTTCACTACCCTTTTTGTCTCCTATCATTATATGAAGTTTTATTCGAACccctttaagcgaaaataaatgcaacattttgcacatggagaccataccttttcttaaagagcattctaagctgaatcgatttaagcaataaaaaagatatgtcatgttcaaaccaaaaaagagttttacacaaatcaaaatcgactgtatttgcaccttctttttttcggccgttttctagtggattgtaacctttttcagttcaattttttacttaaatctctaactttatcatatttcagggattaagtagtgaacacctatgcttacccacTCAATATCACCAAACGATTAAACCAGAACAATAGACTAAAGAGTTAAACATGTTTTCGAgtaaaatatgatgtttttttagagagtatagctaAATGActcaattatttagtatattgtaacctgcagcaacggcgttcgaaaagacgacacgaataatcgcttatttccAACATCGTATAGAGAGAACAAAGTTGTTTGCattacgaatgggaagagtacacccgttttaattataaacgtcttgaattgaaGATCAgaaatggactgcagcgacaaatttaatcgaagaacacacacttcaccgaataatCGGGATAGGGCCTATACTCTTATTCAGATATAATTGtacaaaattgtgtcttgttctgtgaaagctggtcataatgcatgtgcgttaagggacgtcccagattagcctgtgcagtccgcacaggctaatcagggacgacactttccgcctaaacttgattttcgagggacttccttgaaactaaaaataccataaaagcggaaagtgtcgttcctgataagcctgtgcggactgcacaggctaatctgggacgacactttacgcacaagaattaagcccagttttctcagaacacgacacaaatgtaTTACTATGACATGATAATACATGTTCTTTGGATGAATCGATATTTcctttgtgattttttttcacacAACACAACATTTTAAGTTCCTGATCATATGCAACATCCCGTTAATGGATAGGTTACGTGCTGATTTTATCGAATATTGTTCGGTCGGTTATCTGTCGACAAGGCCGGGCACAACAACAATAGCTGCTAGCAGTATATCATAGGCGTATAAAGTACAACACAACAAGGAAGCGGAAAAGTAAGTGTATGATAGTTAGAGGAGCACTGTTCTTCCCATtgtcaaaaatatatttgttatcgaTTTAATTTTTACGTAGaagtgtttatattttatataaaactcaAAACAAAAGGTCGacaattaatgtaaaaaaaagaatataatcGTGCtgtgaaaaaacacacacgcacatttatatatattttgtattgtaatgaTCGAAATAACAATCGATAGGAAAGGGGTCAAAGAAAAGCGTGTTTTTCTTTTAGTCATACTTTGCAAAGAATAAAGAAAACAATCCGGTATGGGCACAGTACGTATTTATCAATATGTTATACATTATAATAGCAGAGGGCCATGGTTGTATAATTGTCGGTAATATTGAATGAGCAGCTAAGAAATCCTACACGTTTATATTCTCTTGTATTGTGCGAAGCTTGGAAAAGCATGGCTAATGCtaagtttacatctggccacgatctccccgattagccagaggctaaaaaatcgggaagctctacgattaaatggtatactccacgttctgttacgcttccttacgaaatcagcacgttttgttgatacgatcgagcccacgatttgcatcacgttctgttacgctttgATGCGATCAACACGATTGGCTTCCACGCTCCACCACGTTCCATTACGTCCTGTTAAGATCTCCCACGACAAAGCCGCTTTGTTGCGATCTCCTGCGATTTGACCTACGATTTGAGATTAGAAAATGAATCGGGGCAATCGTggtgaaatttaagtttgatttaaaatctgtcccgatgcccacgatgtccccgattcaaCCACGTTCCGTTACGCTCCCCTACGATCACCCCGATTCGACTCCACGCTCTGTTACGTTCGCCACGATGCTctggaatcggggacatcgtggtaatcgtggccagatgtaaacctagCATAATGGTTTGAATTCAACGAAGATCTTGAAACAAATCTTGATTACATCGTGGACATTTACGACACATTAACGATTCAACATTTAACAGCAAATGGGATTACTGCAGGGATGAAGTTCCTTATGATCTCGATTGACCAAACCATTTTGCCACACCTCTAATAAACGATAAGCTGTGTGAAAAGGATAGTTACGTTGTCTGCAACGGACTTCCACCCGTGCGTTCCGTTACGAGAAATGGGAATGGTAGTCACGTTATCTATGTAACTCCTAGTCTGTCTCCTATTGACTATTGATATATCGaaggtttcattgaaatgatttgagtttaaataatatatgtgtttataatagtatgatgtgtgcttgccatattatgctgtgtgtttgtgattgtatgctgtgtgtttgtgatcgTATGCTGTGtttttgtgatgatatgctgtgatAATTCTCACACAGTTAACATCGCGTTTTCAGAGTTGAAATTACCGGCTTGTATAAATCTGAGAAAAACGGTAAATTTTACAAGACATTGCCATCTCGGTCTTGGTTCATAAGGCTAACATTTATTTTATCTTATAATGTTTGCGCTGTTATGGCAGTTGGCAGTTCAGCTGACAGTCGCAGTCAGCATCTGCATCTAATAGATTAGTAAGAATGGTCTTGAAAACTGTGTTTTGTTTAGCGTAGTTGAAGAATTGTCCTTTTAAACACAtatccatttttgttcaaaaataggCAAATATCCGTTGTAATGTCTTAGGTGTGAGCATACGTATGATATACAAAATGACAGACTTACTTCTGTATATACGCTTACTTTTGGAAAATTACACTATTCTGGTAACCCAAACAATGCTGACCGattaaaaattctttaaatatcgcatatcttataaaaataacTTTAAGTAATTGAAACTGTAATTGGTACATACAAGAGATCCGCGTTGTTAGTTAAGTACACGATGCGTGTTCCCAAAGTTTGCATGACCTTTGCTCGTCAATTGACTGGCTGACAGTCAAGTTAGTCCGTATCCTGATACCGTTTTAGTGCATCCGCTCATGTCAATTGGTTACATTagtcaaaatttaacatatgatTTACTGAATGGGAATGTGGGCCGTACTTCCAATTGTACTTTATTCACCAGCCTTTAGAATTATGTTCCTTGTTGGAACACGTCCGTCCTCATTTTTGGATGTATATCACTGTAGTATTGCACGCGATgttgtgaaacatttttatttttgagaGCAAATCAGGAAGTATGAAAAAATCACACTGGTAAATCGACATATACAACAACAATATTGCCACTTTTAACACACACATTTACGAGAATAGTCGGGATAAACATCGTGGATCAAGATGACAATTTAAGTTAAGGAAACGGTTTTATGAATTTCGTCTGAAGTTGGAGGATCCTTTCAAACAGTGTATCCGTGTGTTAAGGCTGGatgcatataacaatttaaaatgaaaccTCTGAAATGTGTATTAGTAGGCGATGGGtaagaacaattatttttatttaaactaccAGCTTGTAATGTATTATAATATCTATGTATCTTTTTGTATTTAGTGTTTATTTTGATGCTGGTGAAacattatgttttgtttgaagACTTTAACGGTTGCCAACTTAATATTCGATGTCTTCaatgttgaaatatgtttttacccatttatgcctagcgtttagaaaaaaagccttggcaaacagcgtagacccagatgagacgccgcatgatgcggcgtctcatcggggtctgcgctgtttgcttaaaggaatttctgtaagaaatattctaaatatatagataaatatactagacatccctaattttggaaataaattgatccaatttagaaggatgggagagtccactaggcataaatgggttaatagtttaCGGTACTTCTTTATTATAGGAATGTTGGAAAGACATCCTT carries:
- the LOC127867476 gene encoding ras-related C3 botulinum toxin substrate 2-like, with the protein product MQALKCVLVGDGNVGKTSLMKTYKEKCFPETNIPTVFDSIKVTMQMDENNYDLTVYDTAGQEAYDRLRPLTYPQTDVFLMCFSLVSRASYENVRLKWLPELKHHCRDVPIVLVGTKLDMRDENSTKDDALMNGDRDENIAGKTISSQQGDSLKKDVGARFYVECSAKTQTSTRDVFESAIRAVITPSKRKRREFGCALV